From a region of the Ovis aries strain OAR_USU_Benz2616 breed Rambouillet chromosome 2, ARS-UI_Ramb_v3.0, whole genome shotgun sequence genome:
- the LOC132659133 gene encoding craniofacial development protein 2-like has product MVSCVILKLLSQRRRSSIQSAKTRPGADGGSDHELLITKFRLKLKNMGKTARPLSKSMESPRRNATMMKQLNVKDGEKVPQKLHYFLLTFPLKNSKHFTDFCPH; this is encoded by the exons atggtgtcctgTGTTATATTAAAGTTGTtaagccaaagacggagaagctctatacagtcagcaaaaacaagaccaggagctgacggtggctcagatcatgaactccttattaccaaattcagacttaaattgaagaacatgGGGAAAACCGcgagaccactcag CAAGTCAATGGAGAGCCCTAGAAGAAATGCAACAATGATGAAACAGCTGAATGTCAAAGATGGTGAAAAAGTGCCtcaaaaattacattattttttactcacttttcctttaaaaaattcaaagcacTTCACAGACTTTTGTCCTCATTAA